The following proteins are co-located in the Malus sylvestris chromosome 13, drMalSylv7.2, whole genome shotgun sequence genome:
- the LOC126595613 gene encoding uncharacterized protein LOC126595613 isoform X1 encodes MEGENYVENIPRYRDQSEEEEDAEEALSLSDLPLDNIHEQVNEVHDMSSKHLHTRRSSADQFFEFFSDFSSDSFMCSAEDIIVCGKLIPFKDHTNEAPKTTCTNNGYHKKDSSFRRRSESLPGLQSSVARSSSTKNQIMMRNSRSLDYQKLHRQSSMVSPTPAEMERNSSTKSVGKYDKKSGNKPKWFFLMFGIVRFPSEMDLSDIKNRQIRRNPSTTLFRSEASDNRSSEKGSWRLLRALSCKDHASVAVTPPYCTQVGKMVIKILDLFGREDKLI; translated from the exons ATGGAGGGCGAAAATTACGTTGAGAATATTCCTCGTTATCGAGATCaatcagaagaagaagaagatgcagAAGAAGCACTCTCTCTCAGCGACCTTCCACTAGACAATATCCACGAACAAGTCAACGAAGTCCACGACATGTCCTCCAAGCACCTGCACACTCGCCGTTCTTCAGCCGATCAGTTTTTCGAGTTCTTCAGTGACTTCAGCTCCGACAGCTTCATGTGTTCAGCCGAAGATATCATCGTCTGCGGGAAACTCATACCCTTCAAAGATCACACAAATGAAGCCCCTAAGACGACATGTACTAACAATGGTTATCACAAAAAAGATTCATCTTTTCGAAGGCGGTCGGAGTCGCTGCCTGGGTTACAAAGTTCGGTAGCACGATCAAGCAGCACAAAGAATCAGATCATGATGAGGAACAGCAGATCCTTGGattatcaaaagcttcaccgGCAATCTTCGATGGTATCCCCGACCCCGGCAGAGATGGAGAGGAATTCTTCCACGAAGAGTGTTGGAAAATACGATAAGAAGAGTGGTAACAAGCCAAAGTGGTTTTTTCTCATGTTTGGGATTGTGAGGTTTCCGTCTGAGATGGACCTAAGCGACATCAAGAACCGGCAGATTCGACGAAACCCATCCACCACGCTCTTCCGGAGTGAAGCCTCTGACAATCGGAGCTCCGAAAAGGGCTCCTGGAGACTGCTCAGGGCATTGAGCTGCAAGGACCATGCAAGTGTTGCTGTAACGCCGCCGTACTGTACACAAGT GGGCAAAATGGTCATTAAAATTCTGGATTTGTTTGGACGTGAggataaattaatataa
- the LOC126595613 gene encoding uncharacterized protein LOC126595613 isoform X2 — protein MEGENYVENIPRYRDQSEEEEDAEEALSLSDLPLDNIHEQVNEVHDMSSKHLHTRRSSADQFFEFFSDFSSDSFMCSAEDIIVCGKLIPFKDHTNEAPKTTCTNNGYHKKDSSFRRRSESLPGLQSSVARSSSTKNQIMMRNSRSLDYQKLHRQSSMVSPTPAEMERNSSTKSVGKYDKKSGNKPKWFFLMFGIVRFPSEMDLSDIKNRQIRRNPSTTLFRSEASDNRSSEKGSWRLLRALSCKDHASVAVTPPYCTQV, from the coding sequence ATGGAGGGCGAAAATTACGTTGAGAATATTCCTCGTTATCGAGATCaatcagaagaagaagaagatgcagAAGAAGCACTCTCTCTCAGCGACCTTCCACTAGACAATATCCACGAACAAGTCAACGAAGTCCACGACATGTCCTCCAAGCACCTGCACACTCGCCGTTCTTCAGCCGATCAGTTTTTCGAGTTCTTCAGTGACTTCAGCTCCGACAGCTTCATGTGTTCAGCCGAAGATATCATCGTCTGCGGGAAACTCATACCCTTCAAAGATCACACAAATGAAGCCCCTAAGACGACATGTACTAACAATGGTTATCACAAAAAAGATTCATCTTTTCGAAGGCGGTCGGAGTCGCTGCCTGGGTTACAAAGTTCGGTAGCACGATCAAGCAGCACAAAGAATCAGATCATGATGAGGAACAGCAGATCCTTGGattatcaaaagcttcaccgGCAATCTTCGATGGTATCCCCGACCCCGGCAGAGATGGAGAGGAATTCTTCCACGAAGAGTGTTGGAAAATACGATAAGAAGAGTGGTAACAAGCCAAAGTGGTTTTTTCTCATGTTTGGGATTGTGAGGTTTCCGTCTGAGATGGACCTAAGCGACATCAAGAACCGGCAGATTCGACGAAACCCATCCACCACGCTCTTCCGGAGTGAAGCCTCTGACAATCGGAGCTCCGAAAAGGGCTCCTGGAGACTGCTCAGGGCATTGAGCTGCAAGGACCATGCAAGTGTTGCTGTAACGCCGCCGTACTGTACACAAGTGTGA